A window of Chitinophaga sp. MM2321 contains these coding sequences:
- a CDS encoding GNAT family N-acetyltransferase → MITYRKADIRDISQVTHLRLQFLKEVYPKADLSQDSVLIDQLTAYMSEHLPKGDFVNWFAEHTGKAVASAGIVFYNQPPLYHNMEGKVAYILNVYTLPHYRRKGIAKVLLDKIMEEARQRNVGKVSLHTSADGRALYEQLGFLASDSEMTFQLPRIQ, encoded by the coding sequence ATGATTACCTACAGAAAAGCAGATATAAGGGATATCTCGCAGGTAACCCATTTGCGGTTACAGTTTCTGAAAGAAGTATACCCTAAAGCTGATCTTTCCCAGGACAGTGTGCTGATTGATCAGTTAACAGCGTATATGTCAGAACATCTTCCCAAAGGCGATTTTGTGAACTGGTTTGCCGAACACACAGGCAAGGCAGTGGCCAGCGCCGGTATTGTTTTTTATAATCAGCCGCCATTGTACCACAACATGGAGGGAAAGGTGGCTTACATCCTCAATGTATATACACTCCCCCACTACCGCCGGAAAGGGATAGCAAAGGTTTTGCTGGATAAAATTATGGAAGAAGCCCGGCAGCGCAATGTGGGCAAAGTTAGTTTGCATACAAGCGCCGACGGACGTGCATTATACGAACAGCTGGGCTTTCTGGCCAGTGATAGTGAAATGACCTTCCAGCTGCCCCGTATACAGTGA
- a CDS encoding MarR family winged helix-turn-helix transcriptional regulator, with the protein MGKVSTFSPAQQAEHTSSKVVVALERLSEAFRVLLWQEATQYGLSPIQIQVLTFLLHYPEEKRTVTSLASHFNMTKATISDAVKSLEQKQYLVRKPSTKDTRSHFLQLLKEGRTVAKKVEHFALPLLETVEMAPAKEQAALLEQLMQLIYQLNQQAVITTQHMCFNCQHYTVKKGHYCTLFKLPMKQADLRVDCPVFELREEEE; encoded by the coding sequence ATGGGGAAAGTTTCCACATTCAGCCCCGCTCAGCAGGCAGAACATACATCGAGCAAAGTAGTTGTAGCACTAGAGCGCCTCTCGGAGGCCTTCCGTGTACTCTTATGGCAGGAGGCTACACAGTATGGTTTGAGTCCCATACAGATCCAGGTACTTACCTTTTTGCTTCATTACCCGGAGGAAAAACGGACCGTCACCTCGTTAGCGTCACATTTTAATATGACGAAGGCTACGATCAGTGATGCCGTTAAATCCCTTGAACAGAAGCAGTACCTGGTCAGAAAGCCAAGCACCAAAGACACACGCAGTCACTTCCTACAACTTTTAAAGGAAGGCCGCACTGTCGCCAAAAAGGTGGAGCACTTTGCCCTTCCTTTGCTGGAAACAGTGGAAATGGCGCCGGCCAAAGAACAGGCGGCGCTATTGGAACAGCTGATGCAGCTGATCTATCAGCTCAATCAGCAGGCGGTCATCACCACACAGCACATGTGCTTTAATTGTCAACACTATACCGTGAAAAAAGGACATTATTGCACCCTGTTCAAATTACCTATGAAACAGGCCGATCTACGGGTAGATTGCCCGGTATTTGAACTGAGAGAAGAAGAGGAATAA